From a single Streptomyces cinnamoneus genomic region:
- a CDS encoding ABC transporter permease, whose translation MIFYLLRRLAVATAILLTVCVLTFSIFYLMPADPAQGACGKACTPERLGQIRSLLGIDRPVDEQFLSYLGGLFTGRTYGSGPGAVDCPFPCLGFSFQTNQPVWQLLTSRLPVSLSIAVGAALLWLTVGVAAGVVSALLKGSLWDRAAMIAALGGISLPVYFTALVLQYVLVVKLGALPYPRAVGLAEDPGAWFQSLLMPWIALAMLYAGIYARITRGEVVESLGRNYVRTARAKGLAEHTVLRRHALRPALMPIVTIFGMDLGALLGGALITESVFGLPGVGKLAADAITSADQPVILGVTLFAASFVILANVAVDLVYAVLDPRVRAVG comes from the coding sequence ATGATCTTCTACCTGCTGCGCAGACTGGCCGTCGCGACCGCCATCCTGCTGACCGTCTGCGTCCTGACCTTCAGCATCTTCTACCTGATGCCCGCCGATCCGGCACAGGGGGCGTGCGGCAAGGCGTGCACCCCCGAACGGCTCGGGCAGATACGGTCGTTGCTCGGCATCGACCGGCCCGTGGACGAGCAGTTCCTCAGCTACCTGGGCGGCCTCTTCACCGGGCGCACCTACGGCAGCGGGCCCGGCGCCGTGGACTGCCCCTTCCCCTGCCTCGGCTTCAGCTTCCAGACCAACCAGCCCGTGTGGCAGCTGCTCACCAGCCGGCTGCCGGTCTCCCTGTCCATCGCGGTGGGGGCCGCCCTGCTCTGGCTGACCGTCGGCGTGGCGGCCGGTGTCGTCTCCGCCCTCCTCAAGGGCAGTCTCTGGGACCGCGCCGCGATGATCGCGGCCCTGGGCGGCATCTCCCTGCCGGTCTACTTCACGGCGCTGGTCCTCCAGTACGTCCTCGTCGTCAAGCTCGGCGCCCTGCCCTATCCGCGGGCGGTGGGCCTGGCCGAGGACCCGGGCGCCTGGTTCCAGTCCCTGCTCATGCCGTGGATCGCCCTGGCGATGCTCTACGCCGGGATCTACGCCCGCATCACGCGCGGCGAGGTCGTCGAGAGCCTGGGCCGCAACTACGTGCGCACCGCACGGGCCAAGGGGCTGGCCGAGCACACCGTCCTGCGCCGCCACGCGCTGCGCCCCGCCCTGATGCCCATCGTGACGATCTTCGGCATGGACCTGGGGGCGCTGCTGGGCGGGGCGCTCATCACCGAGTCGGTGTTCGGCCTGCCCGGGGTGGGCAAACTGGCGGCCGACGCCATCACCAGCGCCGACCAGCCCGTGATCCTGGGCGTCACCCTCTTCGCCGCCTCGTTCGTCATCCTCGCCAACGTCGCCGTGGACCTGGTGTACGCGGTGCTCGACCCGAGAGTGAGGGCCGTGGGATGA
- a CDS encoding ABC transporter permease yields MSTTAEPLPAAARTDGDGGREAPTVVRRLLRRPSAAASLAVIALLAVLALAAPLITHWYGASPTAFDGKAVDQALGGLPRGTAGGIGGEHWLGVEPVSGRDVFARIVWGTRVSLLIAVLATLLSVTLGTFLGLLAGFLGGRTDTVIGRTMDLLMSFPSLIFMIALMAAAPGADRELLLVVVLGFFGWPYVGRIVRGQTMVLAHGEFVEAARALGARRRALLVREILPNLTGPVLVVATVSIPGCVATEAGLSFLGVGVRPPTPSWGQMIASAVPWYAADPAYFLIPGGFLFLTVLAFNVLGDAVRDELDPGSKQR; encoded by the coding sequence ATGTCCACAACCGCCGAGCCCCTCCCGGCCGCCGCCCGAACGGACGGCGACGGCGGCCGGGAGGCCCCCACCGTCGTGCGCCGCCTGCTGCGCAGGCCCTCCGCGGCGGCGAGCCTCGCCGTCATCGCGCTGCTGGCCGTCCTGGCCCTGGCGGCGCCCCTGATCACCCACTGGTACGGGGCCTCCCCGACGGCGTTCGACGGCAAGGCCGTCGACCAGGCGCTGGGTGGCCTGCCGCGCGGCACCGCCGGGGGGATCGGCGGCGAACACTGGCTGGGCGTCGAACCGGTCAGCGGCCGGGACGTCTTCGCCCGCATCGTGTGGGGCACCCGCGTCTCGCTGCTCATCGCGGTGCTCGCCACGCTGCTGTCGGTCACGCTGGGGACGTTCCTCGGCCTGCTGGCGGGCTTCCTCGGCGGACGCACCGACACGGTCATCGGCCGGACGATGGACCTGCTGATGTCCTTCCCCAGCCTCATCTTCATGATCGCGCTGATGGCGGCGGCCCCCGGCGCGGACCGCGAGCTGCTGCTGGTCGTCGTCCTCGGCTTCTTCGGCTGGCCCTACGTCGGCCGGATCGTGCGCGGTCAGACGATGGTGCTGGCGCACGGCGAGTTCGTGGAGGCGGCCCGGGCCCTGGGCGCCCGGCGCCGCGCCCTGCTGGTGCGCGAGATCCTGCCCAACCTCACCGGGCCGGTCCTCGTCGTCGCCACCGTCTCGATCCCGGGCTGCGTGGCCACCGAGGCCGGACTGTCCTTCCTCGGCGTGGGGGTGCGGCCGCCGACCCCGTCCTGGGGCCAGATGATCGCCTCGGCCGTCCCGTGGTACGCGGCCGACCCCGCCTACTTCCTCATCCCCGGCGGTTTCCTCTTCCTCACCGTGCTGGCCTTCAACGTCCTGGGCGACGCCGTACGGGACGAGCTCGACCCCGGGAGCAAGCAACGATGA
- a CDS encoding ABC transporter substrate-binding protein, giving the protein MSRRRAALAAGMAVLGLLVTAGCGGAGGAGGGQDAEAKRGGTLHVLSSIDLEHLDPARNNVTSSQDVSRLIYRTLTTVAAAPGRDGGKIVPDLATDTGRPSDGAKTWTFTLKEGVAFEDGRAVTSADVKYGVERSFAAELPEGVPYARMWLRGESDYKGPYKDDRGLSSIETPDARTIVFRLSRPVADFGAAVSTPLFSPVPKDKDKGVGYDGRPFSSGPYRIERFEPKKRLALTRNTHWDRATDTVRKAMPDRIVMDLNMDPAVVDQRLIAAQGEDADAVGFEPIGSASVGRVLSDPRVKSRLVKGESANTRFLSVNTRRKPLDDVRVRQAIAYALDKDALRTTRGGPVAGDLATTLLPPTLTAHVADDPYPSPGGKGDPARARKLLADAGLADGVDLTLDTSATASGKAQGEAVQESLGKAGIRVRINEISQSAYWSTVANTDQQHDLAIDGWTPDWPGASTYLPTILDGRLITRQGNNNHSQYDSPDVNARFDAIAAMPDQAQADAAYGELSRQIMRDAPVVPFLWDKSAVLTGPNVTGAYGHIAYVGRLDLVSLGLRK; this is encoded by the coding sequence GTGAGCAGACGGCGCGCCGCGCTGGCGGCGGGCATGGCGGTCCTGGGGCTGTTGGTCACCGCCGGCTGCGGGGGAGCGGGCGGCGCGGGCGGCGGACAGGACGCCGAGGCCAAGCGCGGCGGCACGCTGCACGTCCTGTCCAGCATCGACCTGGAGCACCTGGACCCCGCCCGCAACAACGTGACGTCCTCACAGGACGTCAGCCGGCTCATCTACCGCACGCTGACCACCGTCGCGGCCGCGCCCGGCAGGGACGGCGGGAAGATCGTGCCGGACCTGGCCACCGACACCGGCAGGCCCTCCGACGGCGCGAAGACGTGGACCTTCACACTCAAGGAGGGCGTGGCCTTCGAGGACGGCCGGGCCGTCACCAGCGCGGACGTCAAGTACGGCGTGGAGCGGTCCTTCGCCGCCGAGCTGCCCGAGGGCGTGCCCTACGCCCGGATGTGGCTGCGCGGCGAGTCGGACTACAAGGGCCCGTACAAGGACGACCGGGGCCTGTCCTCGATCGAGACGCCCGACGCCCGGACGATCGTCTTCCGGCTGAGCCGGCCGGTGGCGGACTTCGGCGCCGCGGTCTCCACGCCGTTGTTCTCCCCGGTGCCGAAGGACAAGGACAAGGGCGTCGGCTACGACGGCCGCCCCTTCTCCTCCGGCCCGTACCGCATCGAGCGGTTCGAGCCCAAGAAGCGGCTGGCGCTGACCCGCAACACCCACTGGGACCGGGCCACCGACACCGTGCGCAAGGCCATGCCCGACCGGATCGTGATGGACCTGAACATGGACCCGGCCGTCGTCGACCAGCGGCTGATCGCCGCCCAGGGCGAGGACGCGGACGCCGTCGGCTTCGAACCCATCGGCTCCGCCTCGGTGGGCCGGGTCCTCAGCGATCCGCGCGTCAAGTCCCGCCTGGTCAAGGGCGAGTCGGCCAACACCCGGTTCCTGTCGGTGAACACCCGGCGCAAGCCGCTCGACGACGTCCGCGTGCGGCAGGCCATCGCCTACGCGCTGGACAAGGACGCCCTGCGCACCACCCGCGGCGGCCCGGTCGCCGGCGACCTCGCCACCACGCTCCTGCCCCCCACCCTCACCGCGCACGTCGCCGACGACCCCTACCCCTCGCCCGGCGGCAAGGGCGATCCGGCCAGGGCCAGGAAGCTGCTGGCCGACGCCGGGCTGGCGGACGGCGTCGACCTGACCCTCGACACCTCGGCCACGGCCAGCGGCAAGGCGCAGGGCGAGGCCGTGCAGGAGTCCCTCGGCAAGGCCGGCATCCGGGTGCGGATCAACGAGATCAGCCAGTCCGCGTACTGGAGCACGGTCGCCAACACCGACCAGCAGCACGACCTGGCGATCGACGGCTGGACCCCGGACTGGCCGGGGGCCTCGACCTACCTGCCGACCATCCTGGACGGCAGGCTCATCACCCGGCAGGGCAACAACAACCACTCGCAGTACGACTCCCCCGACGTCAACGCCCGGTTCGACGCGATCGCCGCGATGCCCGACCAGGCGCAGGCGGACGCCGCCTACGGCGAACTGTCGAGGCAGATCATGCGGGACGCGCCGGTGGTGCCGTTCCTGTGGGACAAGTCGGCGGTCCTGACCGGCCCCAACGTCACCGGCGCCTACGGCCACATCGCCTACGTCGGCCGGCTCGACCTGGTCTCCCTGGGACTGAGGAAGTGA
- a CDS encoding LysR family transcriptional regulator gives MELEVRHLRVVCAIAETGSLTRAAAALRLTQPGISAQLRRIESVLGGRIFERCQTGVTTTPFGELVLTRARAILPGVDDLLATTARATRTRSAPHRVRLGSVGAPLLSGLALAVRSLLPGVEITSRAGQAPQSLLDDIAADRLEAAVVGDSPGYELVPPDGVVLQPVITEPVFALLPADHPLAAMEEVCLDRLAEEDWAGPPPDDRTREYWASVLALTDHRARIPYEADGRVLIEIVRAGLAVSLCQATFLEVPGVVIRPLQGDPLWYRHVLAWHRDGPLAPVGEAVLARVRERHRASGRESGVYSRWRERRAEVKPARAGRDVPAGPTGPGKAARGGGQGQLPRSVVPARGGPGRPAAGGEVRHRPRGTGIRP, from the coding sequence ATGGAGCTCGAGGTCCGTCATCTGAGAGTGGTCTGCGCCATCGCGGAGACCGGTAGCCTGACCCGCGCGGCCGCGGCCCTGCGGCTCACCCAGCCGGGCATCAGCGCCCAGCTGCGCCGGATCGAGAGCGTGCTGGGCGGCAGGATCTTCGAGCGCTGCCAGACGGGCGTGACCACCACGCCGTTCGGCGAACTCGTCCTGACCCGGGCCCGCGCCATCCTGCCGGGCGTCGACGACCTGCTGGCCACCACCGCCCGCGCCACACGCACGCGCTCCGCCCCGCACCGCGTCCGCCTCGGCTCCGTGGGCGCCCCGCTGCTGAGCGGACTGGCCCTGGCCGTACGGTCCCTGCTGCCCGGCGTCGAGATCACCTCCCGGGCCGGGCAGGCCCCGCAGTCCCTGCTCGACGACATCGCCGCGGACCGGCTGGAGGCGGCGGTCGTCGGTGACAGCCCCGGCTACGAACTGGTGCCGCCGGACGGCGTCGTCCTCCAGCCCGTGATCACCGAACCGGTCTTCGCCCTCCTGCCCGCGGATCACCCCCTCGCGGCCATGGAGGAGGTCTGCCTGGACCGGCTGGCCGAGGAGGACTGGGCCGGCCCGCCGCCCGACGACCGCACGCGCGAGTACTGGGCCTCGGTCCTCGCCCTGACCGACCACCGGGCGCGGATACCGTACGAGGCCGACGGCCGGGTGCTCATCGAGATCGTCCGGGCGGGGCTCGCGGTGAGCCTCTGCCAGGCGACGTTCCTCGAAGTGCCCGGCGTCGTGATCCGCCCCCTCCAGGGCGATCCGCTGTGGTACCGCCATGTGCTCGCCTGGCACCGGGACGGCCCGCTGGCGCCGGTGGGCGAGGCCGTCCTGGCCCGGGTGCGCGAACGCCACCGCGCCTCGGGACGGGAGAGCGGGGTGTACTCCCGGTGGCGGGAGCGGCGCGCCGAGGTCAAGCCGGCGCGGGCGGGGCGCGACGTCCCGGCCGGCCCCACGGGCCCCGGCAAGGCGGCCCGCGGCGGCGGGCAGGGGCAGCTGCCCCGGTCGGTCGTCCCGGCCCGCGGCGGACCGGGCCGGCCCGCGGCCGGCGGGGAGGTCCGGCACCGGCCCAGGGGCACCGGAATCCGTCCGTGA